One stretch of Heliomicrobium undosum DNA includes these proteins:
- the folP gene encoding dihydropteroate synthase: MAEKGVHRILRVNGVPAKAANLLKQELLARGGDCAVRRQTCVLTVEETDCILMGTERQYRDLCRKLRMQPFGLKGLADRIEGALRRYDRQDPHRLDCRGKRLVVGERTLVMGILNLTPDSFSDGGSYPEIRDALRRMEAMVAEGADIIDVGAESTRPGAMALTAEEEMERLMPFLREIIPNCPVPVSVDTYKAATARQALEAGAHIINDIWGLQFDPDMAAVAAEYGAPVVVMHNRRDTDYVDLMGEIVAFLEESVHIAETAGIPPEAIIVDPGIGFGKTYDQNLDVMNRLGELRVLGKRILLGTSRKSLIARTLDLPPHDRVEGTLATTALGIAKGVDIIRVHDVRANVRAARMADAMVRR; encoded by the coding sequence ATGGCCGAAAAAGGGGTTCATCGCATCCTCCGTGTCAACGGCGTTCCGGCCAAGGCAGCCAACCTGCTCAAGCAGGAGTTGCTCGCCCGTGGCGGCGACTGCGCCGTCCGGCGGCAAACCTGTGTCCTGACCGTCGAGGAGACAGACTGCATCCTCATGGGCACGGAACGGCAATACCGCGACCTCTGTCGCAAGCTGCGCATGCAGCCCTTCGGACTAAAGGGGCTCGCTGACCGGATCGAGGGCGCCCTTCGGCGATACGACAGACAGGATCCCCATCGCCTCGACTGCCGGGGAAAAAGGCTAGTCGTCGGTGAAAGGACCCTGGTCATGGGCATCCTCAACCTGACGCCCGATAGCTTTTCCGACGGCGGTTCCTACCCGGAGATTCGCGACGCCCTGCGGCGGATGGAGGCGATGGTGGCGGAAGGAGCCGATATCATCGATGTGGGCGCTGAATCGACGCGACCCGGCGCCATGGCGCTGACAGCGGAAGAAGAGATGGAACGGCTGATGCCCTTTTTGCGCGAGATCATCCCGAACTGCCCTGTGCCCGTCTCCGTCGACACCTACAAAGCGGCGACGGCGCGGCAGGCGCTGGAAGCGGGCGCCCACATCATCAACGACATCTGGGGTTTGCAGTTTGACCCGGACATGGCCGCCGTCGCCGCCGAATACGGTGCGCCCGTTGTGGTGATGCACAACCGCCGCGATACAGACTATGTCGATTTGATGGGCGAGATCGTCGCCTTCTTGGAAGAGAGCGTTCATATTGCCGAAACAGCGGGGATCCCGCCGGAGGCGATCATCGTCGATCCAGGCATCGGCTTCGGCAAAACCTACGATCAGAACCTCGATGTGATGAACCGGCTCGGGGAACTGCGGGTGCTCGGCAAAAGGATCCTGCTCGGCACGTCGCGCAAGTCCCTCATCGCCCGCACCCTTGATCTGCCGCCCCATGACCGAGTCGAGGGGACCTTAGCCACGACTGCTCTCGGCATCGCTAAGGGGGTTGACATCATCCGGGTCCATGACGTGCGGGCCAACGTGCGGGCAGCCCGCATGGCCGACGCCATGGTCCGTCGATGA
- the folK gene encoding 2-amino-4-hydroxy-6-hydroxymethyldihydropteridine diphosphokinase: MGRIGRMGQMDRILLKGMSFYGYHGALPEEQVLGQPFTVDLELEVDLRQAGKSDAVEDSVHYGEVYNRVRAILEGTPKATIEAVAEAVVVAVYRDFPAVQGLKVRVEKPKAPVPGLFQSMAVELNRPAPARCFIGLGSNMGDRTANLTEALRRLQRTPGVAVIDHSSWYATKPVGVVDQDDFLNGVAALLSWLSPQELLALLLETEQAMGRVRLMKWGPRLIDLDLLLYDDAVIEEENLTVPHPFMAERGFVLVPLAEIAPEHRHPGGEMTRQLLEQLPCSADVVLHVPKGSITI, encoded by the coding sequence ATGGGTCGGATAGGTCGGATGGGTCAGATGGACCGCATCCTGCTTAAGGGCATGTCCTTTTACGGCTACCATGGCGCCTTGCCGGAGGAGCAGGTGTTGGGGCAGCCCTTTACGGTGGATCTGGAACTGGAGGTCGACCTGCGCCAGGCCGGCAAGAGCGACGCCGTGGAAGACTCAGTCCACTACGGCGAGGTCTACAACCGGGTGCGCGCGATCCTGGAGGGAACGCCCAAGGCGACGATCGAGGCGGTCGCCGAGGCCGTCGTCGTCGCCGTCTACCGAGATTTTCCCGCCGTCCAGGGCCTGAAGGTTCGTGTCGAGAAACCGAAAGCGCCGGTGCCGGGCCTCTTTCAGTCCATGGCGGTTGAGTTGAACCGGCCGGCGCCGGCCCGCTGTTTCATCGGATTGGGCAGCAACATGGGCGACCGGACGGCGAACCTGACCGAGGCCTTGCGCCGGCTCCAGCGAACGCCCGGCGTGGCTGTCATCGACCACTCCTCCTGGTACGCCACAAAACCGGTTGGTGTCGTCGACCAGGATGATTTTCTCAACGGCGTTGCCGCTCTGCTCTCCTGGTTGTCGCCACAGGAACTCCTGGCGCTGTTGTTAGAGACAGAACAGGCCATGGGGCGGGTGCGCCTCATGAAATGGGGACCTCGACTGATCGACCTCGACCTGCTCCTCTATGACGACGCCGTGATTGAAGAGGAGAATTTGACGGTTCCCCATCCTTTTATGGCCGAACGGGGCTTCGTGCTTGTCCCATTGGCCGAGATCGCCCCTGAACACCGCCATCCCGGCGGAGAGATGACAAGGCAACTTTTGGAACAACTGCCCTGCAGTGCAGATGTGGTATTGCATGTCCCGAAGGGCTCCATTACAATATAA
- the panD gene encoding aspartate 1-decarboxylase → MNRIMHKSKIHRATVTEANLNYVGSITIDEDLMDAADVLENEKIQVVNNNNGARFETYVIPGPRGSGVICLNGAAARLVQPGDKVILITYGIYSDEEARKHRPTVIFLDDQNRIIADARREKAGETAPTKEA, encoded by the coding sequence ATGAACCGGATCATGCATAAATCGAAAATCCACCGGGCCACTGTCACGGAGGCCAACCTCAACTATGTGGGGTCCATCACCATCGATGAGGACCTGATGGACGCCGCCGATGTCTTGGAGAATGAAAAGATCCAGGTCGTGAATAATAACAACGGCGCCCGTTTCGAGACCTATGTGATCCCCGGCCCGCGCGGTTCCGGCGTGATCTGCCTCAACGGCGCCGCCGCCCGCCTCGTCCAGCCGGGCGACAAGGTCATCCTGATCACCTACGGCATCTACTCCGACGAGGAAGCGCGCAAGCACCGCCCGACGGTGATCTTTTTAGACGACCAGAACCGTATCATCGCCGACGCCCGCCGGGAGAAGGCCGGAGAGACGGCGCCGACCAAGGAAGCGTAG
- the nadA gene encoding quinolinate synthase NadA, producing MSDTVAKLKKERNAVILAHVYQRPEVQDVADFVGDSLQLAQQAAKTDADVIVFCGVHFMAESAAILSPDKIVLLPEENAGCPMADMVTADALRKRKAEIPGVQVVAYVNTSAAVKAECDICCTSANALKVVSALPEDRPILFVPDRNLGDWITKQTGREMHLWEGYCNTHDRLSVDDIERAKAAHPDAEVLVHPECQPEVVAKADFVASTTGLIRYALESSRKSFIIATEEGVLHPLRKQAPEKDFHLAARTLICPNMKSTSLEKVVWSLQEMRPRITVDPVIREKALQSLERMLAIV from the coding sequence ATGTCCGACACCGTCGCGAAACTGAAAAAAGAGCGGAATGCCGTTATTCTCGCCCACGTCTACCAGCGCCCCGAGGTGCAGGATGTGGCCGATTTTGTCGGCGACTCCTTGCAGTTGGCCCAGCAGGCCGCCAAGACCGACGCCGACGTGATCGTCTTCTGCGGCGTTCACTTTATGGCCGAAAGCGCCGCCATCCTCTCGCCGGACAAGATCGTCCTGTTGCCGGAGGAGAACGCCGGCTGCCCCATGGCCGATATGGTCACCGCTGACGCGCTGCGCAAGCGCAAGGCCGAGATCCCCGGCGTCCAGGTGGTCGCCTATGTGAACACATCGGCCGCCGTCAAGGCGGAATGCGATATCTGTTGCACCTCGGCCAACGCCCTTAAGGTGGTCTCCGCCCTGCCTGAAGACCGGCCGATCCTCTTCGTGCCGGACCGCAACCTCGGCGACTGGATCACGAAGCAGACAGGGCGCGAGATGCACCTCTGGGAAGGCTACTGCAACACCCATGATCGCCTTAGCGTCGACGATATCGAGCGGGCCAAGGCCGCCCATCCCGACGCCGAGGTGCTCGTACATCCCGAATGCCAGCCTGAAGTGGTGGCCAAAGCCGATTTTGTGGCCTCCACGACCGGGTTGATCCGCTACGCCCTCGAATCGTCGCGAAAATCCTTCATCATCGCCACCGAAGAGGGTGTACTGCACCCGCTGCGCAAACAAGCGCCCGAGAAGGACTTTCACCTGGCCGCCCGGACCCTGATCTGCCCCAACATGAAGTCGACCAGCCTGGAAAAAGTGGTCTGGTCGCTCCAAGAGATGCGGCCGCGCATCACCGTCGATCCCGTCATCCGGGAGAAGGCGTTGCAGAGCCTGGAGCGCATGCTGGCCATCGTCTGA
- a CDS encoding formate--tetrahydrofolate ligase, translating to MKTDIEIAQEATLQPIMDVARSLGIPENEVELYGNYKAKISLKAFDRLKERREGKLILVTAINPTPAGEGKTTTTVGLGDALHRIGKKVVIALREPSLGPSFGVKGGAAGGGYAQIVPMEDINLHFTGDFHAITSAHNLLAAMLDNSLQQGNPLNIDPRQVVFRRVLDLNDRALRKVIVGLGGRTDGIPRESGFDITVASEIMAILCLSKDLMDLKARCAKIVVAYTYDGKPVTAADLEAQGSMAVLLKDAIKPNLVQTLEHTPAFVHGGPFANIAHGCNSVTATQLALKLGDYCVTEAGFGADLGAEKFFNLKCRFAGLKPDCTVIVATVRALKSHGGVAKADLNRENLEALAKGFGNLEKHIENVAKFGVPAVVAINAFPTDTKAELDYVYERCREMGIDVALSEVWAKGGEGGRELAEKVVAAIETKPSHFSVLYDSGLPIKEKIAAIVREVYGGDAVAYTAEAEKHIKTFTDLGYGALPVCMAKTQYSLSDDMTKIGRPEGFTVTVREVRLSAGAGFLVVITGAIMTMPGLPKRPAACSIDIDENGRIVGLF from the coding sequence TTGAAGACAGACATTGAAATCGCGCAGGAGGCGACGCTGCAGCCGATCATGGATGTGGCGCGCAGCCTCGGCATCCCGGAAAACGAAGTGGAACTGTACGGCAATTACAAGGCCAAGATCTCCCTGAAAGCCTTCGACCGGCTGAAAGAACGCCGGGAGGGGAAACTGATCCTCGTCACCGCCATCAACCCGACACCTGCCGGTGAAGGGAAGACGACGACGACGGTCGGCCTTGGCGACGCCTTGCACCGAATCGGGAAAAAGGTGGTCATCGCCCTGCGGGAGCCCTCCCTGGGACCCAGTTTCGGCGTCAAGGGCGGCGCTGCTGGCGGTGGTTACGCCCAGATCGTGCCCATGGAAGACATTAACCTTCACTTCACCGGTGATTTCCATGCCATCACATCGGCCCACAACCTGCTGGCGGCCATGCTGGACAACAGCCTTCAGCAGGGCAATCCCTTGAACATCGATCCGCGGCAGGTCGTCTTCCGCCGTGTGCTCGACCTGAACGACCGGGCGCTGCGCAAGGTGATCGTCGGTCTGGGCGGGCGCACCGACGGCATCCCTCGCGAATCCGGCTTTGACATCACCGTCGCTTCGGAGATCATGGCCATCCTCTGCCTGTCCAAGGACCTGATGGACCTGAAGGCGCGTTGCGCCAAGATCGTCGTCGCCTACACCTATGACGGCAAGCCGGTCACCGCCGCCGATCTGGAGGCCCAGGGATCGATGGCCGTCCTGCTCAAAGACGCCATCAAGCCGAACCTCGTCCAGACCCTGGAGCATACGCCGGCCTTCGTCCACGGCGGTCCTTTCGCGAACATCGCCCACGGCTGCAACTCCGTGACGGCGACCCAACTGGCCCTCAAACTGGGCGACTACTGTGTCACCGAAGCCGGTTTCGGCGCCGACCTGGGGGCGGAGAAGTTTTTCAACCTCAAGTGCCGCTTCGCCGGTCTGAAGCCGGACTGCACCGTCATCGTCGCCACCGTCCGGGCGCTCAAGTCCCACGGCGGCGTCGCCAAAGCCGACTTGAACCGGGAGAACCTGGAGGCCCTCGCCAAGGGCTTCGGCAACCTGGAGAAACATATCGAAAACGTCGCCAAATTCGGCGTGCCGGCTGTTGTGGCCATCAACGCCTTCCCGACCGACACCAAGGCGGAATTGGATTATGTCTACGAACGCTGCCGCGAGATGGGCATCGATGTGGCCTTGTCTGAGGTGTGGGCCAAGGGCGGTGAGGGCGGCCGCGAACTAGCCGAAAAAGTCGTCGCGGCCATCGAGACGAAACCCTCCCACTTCAGCGTCCTCTACGACAGCGGCCTGCCGATCAAGGAAAAGATCGCCGCTATCGTCCGCGAGGTCTACGGCGGCGACGCCGTGGCCTACACGGCGGAGGCGGAGAAACACATCAAAACCTTTACCGACCTGGGCTATGGCGCTCTGCCGGTCTGCATGGCAAAGACCCAGTACTCCCTTTCCGACGACATGACCAAGATCGGCCGGCCGGAAGGCTTCACGGTCACCGTCCGCGAGGTGCGCCTCTCGGCAGGGGCCGGCTTCCTCGTCGTCATCACCGGCGCGATCATGACCATGCCGGGGCTTCCGAAGCGTCCAGCGGCCTGTTCCATCGACATCGACGAAAACGGGCGGATCGTGGGCCTCTTCTAA
- a CDS encoding thioesterase family protein, giving the protein MDNITVGLKGFKEEKVTADNTAIKYGSGGVEVYATPAMIGLMEGAALAAVDPLLPEGMATVGTYIAASHLAATPVGMTVRCEAELTEVDGKKLVFKVVAFDEAEKIGEGVHHRFVIQTERFLAKQAAKKKG; this is encoded by the coding sequence ATGGATAACATTACAGTCGGACTCAAAGGCTTCAAAGAGGAAAAGGTCACAGCCGACAATACGGCGATCAAGTACGGCTCCGGCGGTGTCGAAGTGTACGCCACGCCAGCCATGATCGGTCTGATGGAAGGAGCGGCTCTGGCTGCTGTCGACCCGCTTCTGCCGGAAGGGATGGCGACGGTGGGCACCTATATCGCGGCCAGCCATCTGGCGGCGACGCCGGTGGGGATGACGGTGCGCTGTGAGGCGGAATTGACCGAGGTGGACGGAAAAAAGCTGGTTTTCAAGGTCGTCGCCTTTGATGAAGCGGAAAAGATCGGCGAAGGCGTTCACCACCGGTTTGTCATCCAGACGGAACGCTTCCTGGCCAAACAGGCTGCAAAGAAAAAAGGTTGA
- a CDS encoding HD domain-containing protein, protein MQQILDHPRFIDCLSRNEEKEASRRFCRHDMTHLLDVARIAYILALEKPAAFDAFARAIGHPERGQAAKEVVYGAALLHDMGKWKQYEDGEDHAEVGARLCLGVLGECGYSQSEIDVIAEAIVNHRKKGKNRSDSFLGSILAQADVHSRLCCRCGGKSDCRWRLKQERLEY, encoded by the coding sequence GTGCAACAAATCCTCGATCATCCACGCTTCATCGACTGCCTTTCTCGCAATGAGGAAAAAGAAGCGAGCCGGCGCTTCTGCCGCCATGACATGACCCACCTGCTGGATGTGGCCCGCATCGCCTATATCCTCGCCCTGGAGAAACCAGCGGCCTTTGACGCCTTTGCCCGCGCTATCGGCCATCCCGAACGGGGGCAAGCGGCCAAGGAGGTCGTCTACGGGGCCGCGCTCCTGCACGACATGGGCAAGTGGAAACAGTATGAAGACGGCGAGGACCACGCCGAAGTGGGGGCGCGCCTCTGCCTGGGTGTGCTCGGCGAATGCGGCTACAGCCAGAGCGAGATCGACGTCATCGCCGAGGCCATCGTCAACCACCGCAAAAAAGGGAAAAACCGCAGTGACAGCTTCCTGGGCAGCATTTTGGCCCAGGCCGATGTCCATTCGCGACTCTGCTGCCGCTGTGGCGGCAAGTCGGACTGCCGCTGGCGGCTCAAGCAGGAGCGTCTAGAATACTAG
- the panC gene encoding pantoate--beta-alanine ligase, protein MRLIESIREMTAWSKEQVREGRTVGFVPTMGYLHEGHLTLMRRAREACDRVVVSIFVNPLQFGAGEDYEEYPRDLTRDSRLAESAGVDVLFAPAVREMYPKGYHTFVDVERLTEGLCGASRPGHFRGVTTVVCKLFNIVRPDVAYFGQKDAQQLAIIRRMTEDLNLPVSVVGVPIVREADGLAMSSRNVYLSPEERQAALVLSKALARARDLVESGERDAARLRQTITETITAEPLAAIDYVSIVDNRFIQPVDTLAGDCLIALAVRIGKTRLIDNMVVEV, encoded by the coding sequence ATGCGTCTGATCGAGAGCATCCGCGAGATGACCGCCTGGTCAAAAGAACAGGTCCGGGAGGGCCGCACCGTCGGTTTTGTGCCCACCATGGGCTACCTGCACGAAGGACACCTTACCTTGATGCGGCGGGCGCGCGAGGCCTGTGACCGCGTCGTCGTCAGCATCTTCGTCAACCCCTTGCAGTTCGGCGCCGGGGAAGACTATGAGGAGTACCCTCGCGATCTGACACGGGACAGCCGGCTGGCCGAGTCGGCAGGCGTTGACGTGCTCTTCGCCCCCGCTGTGCGGGAGATGTATCCCAAGGGCTACCACACCTTCGTCGACGTGGAGCGCCTGACCGAAGGCCTCTGCGGCGCCTCCCGGCCGGGTCATTTCCGGGGTGTTACCACCGTTGTCTGCAAACTCTTCAACATCGTCCGCCCTGACGTGGCCTACTTCGGTCAGAAGGATGCCCAGCAGTTGGCCATCATCCGCCGGATGACAGAAGACCTGAACCTTCCTGTCTCCGTCGTCGGCGTTCCCATCGTCCGCGAGGCGGACGGCCTGGCCATGTCCTCCCGCAACGTCTACCTGTCGCCGGAGGAGCGACAGGCCGCCCTGGTCCTCTCGAAGGCGCTGGCGCGCGCCCGGGACCTCGTCGAAAGCGGTGAGCGGGACGCAGCGCGGCTGCGCCAGACCATCACCGAGACGATCACAGCGGAGCCGCTGGCCGCGATCGACTATGTCTCTATCGTGGACAACCGGTTTATCCAGCCTGTCGATACCCTGGCGGGCGATTGTCTCATCGCCCTGGCTGTGCGCATCGGCAAAACGCGGCTCATCGACAACATGGTTGTGGAGGTGTAA